A window of Tursiops truncatus isolate mTurTru1 chromosome 8, mTurTru1.mat.Y, whole genome shotgun sequence contains these coding sequences:
- the RAD9A gene encoding cell cycle checkpoint control protein RAD9A isoform X1 yields the protein MERIPADWKEREGFSRRWWKWRTLGQVCEQKPARGLGLTLQVTASLSLLFLAQLSLRTVNSSRSAYACFLFAPLFFQQYQAATPGQDPLRCKILMKSFLSVFRSLVILEKTVEKCCISLNVRSSRLVVQLYCKYGVRKTHNLSFQDCESLQAVFDPAVCPHVLCAPARVLGEAVLPFPPALAEVTLGIGRGHRIILRSYQEEAGESARHGLGQGAEMGWDGAGPRFPPVAVSTDSTIKAMVTEMSIGGEDFQQLQAQEGVAITFCLKEFRGLLSFAESANLSLSIYFDGPGRPAIFAIKDSLLDGHFVLATLSEPDPHPQDLRAPELQQPAPQLQAHSTPHLDDFALDDIDSYMIAMETTVGSEGSRTLPSTSLSPGFQPHCSPGSHSEEEDDTEPSTVPGTPPPKKFRSLFFGSILAPAHSPQGPSPVLAEDSEGEG from the exons atggagaggATACCCGCTGattggaaggagagggagggattcAGCAGACGATGGTGGAAGTGGAGGACATTAGGGCAAGTGTGTGAGCAAAAGCCGGCCAGAGGGCTGGGCCTGACATTGCAGGTGACTGCATCCCTCTCCCTGCTTTTCCTGGCCCAGCTCTCCCTCCGGACCGTGAACTCCTCCCGCTCGGCCTATGCCTGCTTCCTCTTTGCCCCGCTCTTCTTCCAGCAGTACCAGGCGGCCACCCCTGGTCAGGACCCGCTGCGCTGTAAGATCCTGATGAAG TCGTTCCTGTCAGTCTTCCGCTCGCTGGTGATCCTGGAGAAGACCGTGGAGAAATGCTGCATCTCCCTGAATGTCAGGAGCAGCCGCCTGGTAGTTCAGCTGTACTGCAAATACG GGGTGAGGAAGACTCACAACCTGTCCTTCCAGGACTGCGAGTCCCTGCAGGCTGTCTTCGACCCAGCCGTGTGCCCCCATGTGCTCTGTGCCCCAGCAAG GGTCCTGGGGGAGGCTGTTCTGCCCTTCCCCCCTGCGCTGGCCGAAGTGACGCTGGGGATTGGCCGTGGCCACAGGATCATCCTGCGTAGCTACCAGGAGGAGGCAGGTGAGAGCGCCAGAcatggcctggggcagggggcagagatGGGCTGGGATGGGGCAGGGCCCAGGTTTCCTCCTGTTGCTGTCTCCACAGACAGCACCATCAAAGCCATGGTGACCGAGATGAGCATCGGGGGGGAGGATTTCCAGCAGCTGCAGGCCCAGGAAGGGGTGGCCATCACTTTCTGCCTCAAGGAATTCCGG GGGCTCCTGAGCTTTGCCGAGTCAGCGAACTTGTCTCTCAGCATTTACTTCGATGGCCCTGGCAG GCCAGCCATCTTTGCCATCAAGGACTCTCTGCTAGACGGCCACTTTGTCCTGGCCACGCTCTCAGAGCCGGACCCGCACCCCCAGGACCTGCGTGCCCCGGAGCTCCAGCAGCCAGCGCCTCAGCTTCAGGCTCACAG CACGCCCCACCTGGACGACTTTGCCCTTGATGACATTGACTCGTACATGATCGCCATGGAAACCACCGTGGGCAGTGAGGGCTCACGGACACTGCCCTCCACCTCCCTTTCACCTGGCTTCCAGCCCCACTGTAGCCCTGGCTCCCACTCAGAGGAGGAAGATGACACcgagcccagcacagtgcctgggactcCCCCACCCAAGAAG TTCCGCTCGCTGTTCTTTGGCTCCATCCTGGCCCCTGCACACTCTCCCCAGGGGCCCAGCCCCGTGCTGGCTGAAGACAGTGAGGGGGAAGGCTGA
- the RAD9A gene encoding cell cycle checkpoint control protein RAD9A isoform X2, whose product MKCLVTGSNVKVLGKAVHSLSRIGDELYLEPLEDGLSLRTVNSSRSAYACFLFAPLFFQQYQAATPGQDPLRCKILMKSFLSVFRSLVILEKTVEKCCISLNVRSSRLVVQLYCKYGVRKTHNLSFQDCESLQAVFDPAVCPHVLCAPARVLGEAVLPFPPALAEVTLGIGRGHRIILRSYQEEAGESARHGLGQGAEMGWDGAGPRFPPVAVSTDSTIKAMVTEMSIGGEDFQQLQAQEGVAITFCLKEFRGLLSFAESANLSLSIYFDGPGRPAIFAIKDSLLDGHFVLATLSEPDPHPQDLRAPELQQPAPQLQAHSTPHLDDFALDDIDSYMIAMETTVGSEGSRTLPSTSLSPGFQPHCSPGSHSEEEDDTEPSTVPGTPPPKKFRSLFFGSILAPAHSPQGPSPVLAEDSEGEG is encoded by the exons ATGAAGTGTCTGGTTACGGGCAGCAACGTGAAGG TGCTCGGCAAGGCCGTCCACTCTCTGTCCCGTATCGGGGACGAACTCTACTTGGAGCCCCTGGAAGACGGG CTCTCCCTCCGGACCGTGAACTCCTCCCGCTCGGCCTATGCCTGCTTCCTCTTTGCCCCGCTCTTCTTCCAGCAGTACCAGGCGGCCACCCCTGGTCAGGACCCGCTGCGCTGTAAGATCCTGATGAAG TCGTTCCTGTCAGTCTTCCGCTCGCTGGTGATCCTGGAGAAGACCGTGGAGAAATGCTGCATCTCCCTGAATGTCAGGAGCAGCCGCCTGGTAGTTCAGCTGTACTGCAAATACG GGGTGAGGAAGACTCACAACCTGTCCTTCCAGGACTGCGAGTCCCTGCAGGCTGTCTTCGACCCAGCCGTGTGCCCCCATGTGCTCTGTGCCCCAGCAAG GGTCCTGGGGGAGGCTGTTCTGCCCTTCCCCCCTGCGCTGGCCGAAGTGACGCTGGGGATTGGCCGTGGCCACAGGATCATCCTGCGTAGCTACCAGGAGGAGGCAGGTGAGAGCGCCAGAcatggcctggggcagggggcagagatGGGCTGGGATGGGGCAGGGCCCAGGTTTCCTCCTGTTGCTGTCTCCACAGACAGCACCATCAAAGCCATGGTGACCGAGATGAGCATCGGGGGGGAGGATTTCCAGCAGCTGCAGGCCCAGGAAGGGGTGGCCATCACTTTCTGCCTCAAGGAATTCCGG GGGCTCCTGAGCTTTGCCGAGTCAGCGAACTTGTCTCTCAGCATTTACTTCGATGGCCCTGGCAG GCCAGCCATCTTTGCCATCAAGGACTCTCTGCTAGACGGCCACTTTGTCCTGGCCACGCTCTCAGAGCCGGACCCGCACCCCCAGGACCTGCGTGCCCCGGAGCTCCAGCAGCCAGCGCCTCAGCTTCAGGCTCACAG CACGCCCCACCTGGACGACTTTGCCCTTGATGACATTGACTCGTACATGATCGCCATGGAAACCACCGTGGGCAGTGAGGGCTCACGGACACTGCCCTCCACCTCCCTTTCACCTGGCTTCCAGCCCCACTGTAGCCCTGGCTCCCACTCAGAGGAGGAAGATGACACcgagcccagcacagtgcctgggactcCCCCACCCAAGAAG TTCCGCTCGCTGTTCTTTGGCTCCATCCTGGCCCCTGCACACTCTCCCCAGGGGCCCAGCCCCGTGCTGGCTGAAGACAGTGAGGGGGAAGGCTGA
- the PPP1CA gene encoding serine/threonine-protein phosphatase PP1-alpha catalytic subunit, which produces MSDSEKLNLDSIIGRLLEVQGSRPGKNVQLTENEIRGLCLKSREIFLSQPILLELEAPLKICGDIHGQYYDLLRLFEYGGFPPESNYLFLGDYVDRGKQSLETICLLLAYKIKYPENFFLLRGNHECASINRIYGFYDECKRRYNIKLWKTFTDCFNCLPIAAIVDEKIFCCHGGLSPDLQSMEQIRRIMRPTDVPDQGLLCDLLWSDPDKDVQGWGENDRGVSFTFGAEVVAKFLHKHDLDLICRAHQVVEDGYEFFAKRQLVTLFSAPNYCGEFDNAGAMMSVDETLMCSFQILKPADKNKGKYGQFSGLNPGGRPITPPRNSAKAKK; this is translated from the exons ATGTCCGACAGCGAGAAGCTCAACCTGGACTCTATCATCGGGCGCCTGCTGGAAG tgcagggctcGCGGCCTGGAAAGAATGTACAGCTGACAGAGAACGAGATCCGTGGTCTGTGCCTCAAATCCCGGGAGATTTTCCTGAGCCAGCCCATTCTTCTGGAGCTGGAGGCACCCCTCAAGATCTGTG GCGACATTCATGGCCAGTACTACGACCTTCTGCGGCTGTTCGAGTACGGCGGCTTCCCTCCAGAGAGCAACTACCTGTTTCTGGGGGACTACGTGGACAGGGGCAAGCAGTCTTTGGAGACCATCTGCTTGCTGCTGGCCTATAAGATCAAGTACCCTGAGAACTTCTTTCTGCTCCGTGGGAACCACGAGTGCGCCAGCATCAACCGCATCTACGGCTTCTACGATGAGT GCAAGAGACGCTACAACATCAAACTATGGAAAACCTTCACCGATTGCTTCAACTGCCTGCCTATTGCTGCCATTGTGGATGAAAAGATCTTCTGCTGTCACGGGG GCCTGTCCCCGGACCTACAGTCCATGGAGCAGATCCGGCGTATCATGCGGCCTACAGACGTGCCAGACCAGGGCCTGCTGTGTGACCTGCTGTGGTCTGACCCTGACAAGGACGTGCAGGGCTGGGGCGAGAATGACCGTGGCGTCTCCTTTACCTTTGGAGCTGAGGTCGTGGCCAAGTTCCTGCACAAGCACGACCTGGATCTCATCTGCCGGGCACACCAG GTGGTAGAAGATGGCTATGAGTTCTTTGCCAAGCGGCAGCTGGTGACACTCTTCTCAGCTCCTAACTACTGTGGCGAGTTTGACAATGCAGGCGCCATGATGAGCGTGGACGAGACGCTCATGTGCTCCTTCCAg ATCCTCAAGCCCGCCGACAAGAACAAGGGGAAATATGGGCAGTTCAGCGGCCTGAACCCTGGAGGCCGGCCCATCACCCCGCCCCGCAACTCCGCCAAAGCCAAGAAATAG
- the RAD9A gene encoding cell cycle checkpoint control protein RAD9A isoform X5 produces MCFHRLVVPVSLPLAGDPGEDRGEMLHLPECQEQPPGSSAVLQIRVLGEAVLPFPPALAEVTLGIGRGHRIILRSYQEEAGESARHGLGQGAEMGWDGAGPRFPPVAVSTDSTIKAMVTEMSIGGEDFQQLQAQEGVAITFCLKEFRGLLSFAESANLSLSIYFDGPGRPAIFAIKDSLLDGHFVLATLSEPDPHPQDLRAPELQQPAPQLQAHSTPHLDDFALDDIDSYMIAMETTVGSEGSRTLPSTSLSPGFQPHCSPGSHSEEEDDTEPSTVPGTPPPKKFRSLFFGSILAPAHSPQGPSPVLAEDSEGEG; encoded by the exons ATGTGTTTCCATCGCCTAGTCGTTCCTGTCAGTCTTCCGCTCGCTGGTGATCCTGGAGAAGACCGTGGAGAAATGCTGCATCTCCCTGAATGTCAGGAGCAGCCGCCTGGTAGTTCAGCTGTACTGCAAATACG GGTCCTGGGGGAGGCTGTTCTGCCCTTCCCCCCTGCGCTGGCCGAAGTGACGCTGGGGATTGGCCGTGGCCACAGGATCATCCTGCGTAGCTACCAGGAGGAGGCAGGTGAGAGCGCCAGAcatggcctggggcagggggcagagatGGGCTGGGATGGGGCAGGGCCCAGGTTTCCTCCTGTTGCTGTCTCCACAGACAGCACCATCAAAGCCATGGTGACCGAGATGAGCATCGGGGGGGAGGATTTCCAGCAGCTGCAGGCCCAGGAAGGGGTGGCCATCACTTTCTGCCTCAAGGAATTCCGG GGGCTCCTGAGCTTTGCCGAGTCAGCGAACTTGTCTCTCAGCATTTACTTCGATGGCCCTGGCAG GCCAGCCATCTTTGCCATCAAGGACTCTCTGCTAGACGGCCACTTTGTCCTGGCCACGCTCTCAGAGCCGGACCCGCACCCCCAGGACCTGCGTGCCCCGGAGCTCCAGCAGCCAGCGCCTCAGCTTCAGGCTCACAG CACGCCCCACCTGGACGACTTTGCCCTTGATGACATTGACTCGTACATGATCGCCATGGAAACCACCGTGGGCAGTGAGGGCTCACGGACACTGCCCTCCACCTCCCTTTCACCTGGCTTCCAGCCCCACTGTAGCCCTGGCTCCCACTCAGAGGAGGAAGATGACACcgagcccagcacagtgcctgggactcCCCCACCCAAGAAG TTCCGCTCGCTGTTCTTTGGCTCCATCCTGGCCCCTGCACACTCTCCCCAGGGGCCCAGCCCCGTGCTGGCTGAAGACAGTGAGGGGGAAGGCTGA
- the RAD9A gene encoding cell cycle checkpoint control protein RAD9A isoform X3: MERIPADWKEREGFSRRWWKWRTLGQVCEQKPARGLGLTLQVTASLSLLFLAQLSLRTVNSSRSAYACFLFAPLFFQQYQAATPGQDPLRCKILMKSFLSVFRSLVILEKTVEKCCISLNVRSSRLVVQLYCKYGVRKTHNLSFQDCESLQAVFDPAVCPHVLCAPARVLGEAVLPFPPALAEVTLGIGRGHRIILRSYQEEADSTIKAMVTEMSIGGEDFQQLQAQEGVAITFCLKEFRGLLSFAESANLSLSIYFDGPGRPAIFAIKDSLLDGHFVLATLSEPDPHPQDLRAPELQQPAPQLQAHSTPHLDDFALDDIDSYMIAMETTVGSEGSRTLPSTSLSPGFQPHCSPGSHSEEEDDTEPSTVPGTPPPKKFRSLFFGSILAPAHSPQGPSPVLAEDSEGEG; the protein is encoded by the exons atggagaggATACCCGCTGattggaaggagagggagggattcAGCAGACGATGGTGGAAGTGGAGGACATTAGGGCAAGTGTGTGAGCAAAAGCCGGCCAGAGGGCTGGGCCTGACATTGCAGGTGACTGCATCCCTCTCCCTGCTTTTCCTGGCCCAGCTCTCCCTCCGGACCGTGAACTCCTCCCGCTCGGCCTATGCCTGCTTCCTCTTTGCCCCGCTCTTCTTCCAGCAGTACCAGGCGGCCACCCCTGGTCAGGACCCGCTGCGCTGTAAGATCCTGATGAAG TCGTTCCTGTCAGTCTTCCGCTCGCTGGTGATCCTGGAGAAGACCGTGGAGAAATGCTGCATCTCCCTGAATGTCAGGAGCAGCCGCCTGGTAGTTCAGCTGTACTGCAAATACG GGGTGAGGAAGACTCACAACCTGTCCTTCCAGGACTGCGAGTCCCTGCAGGCTGTCTTCGACCCAGCCGTGTGCCCCCATGTGCTCTGTGCCCCAGCAAG GGTCCTGGGGGAGGCTGTTCTGCCCTTCCCCCCTGCGCTGGCCGAAGTGACGCTGGGGATTGGCCGTGGCCACAGGATCATCCTGCGTAGCTACCAGGAGGAGGCAG ACAGCACCATCAAAGCCATGGTGACCGAGATGAGCATCGGGGGGGAGGATTTCCAGCAGCTGCAGGCCCAGGAAGGGGTGGCCATCACTTTCTGCCTCAAGGAATTCCGG GGGCTCCTGAGCTTTGCCGAGTCAGCGAACTTGTCTCTCAGCATTTACTTCGATGGCCCTGGCAG GCCAGCCATCTTTGCCATCAAGGACTCTCTGCTAGACGGCCACTTTGTCCTGGCCACGCTCTCAGAGCCGGACCCGCACCCCCAGGACCTGCGTGCCCCGGAGCTCCAGCAGCCAGCGCCTCAGCTTCAGGCTCACAG CACGCCCCACCTGGACGACTTTGCCCTTGATGACATTGACTCGTACATGATCGCCATGGAAACCACCGTGGGCAGTGAGGGCTCACGGACACTGCCCTCCACCTCCCTTTCACCTGGCTTCCAGCCCCACTGTAGCCCTGGCTCCCACTCAGAGGAGGAAGATGACACcgagcccagcacagtgcctgggactcCCCCACCCAAGAAG TTCCGCTCGCTGTTCTTTGGCTCCATCCTGGCCCCTGCACACTCTCCCCAGGGGCCCAGCCCCGTGCTGGCTGAAGACAGTGAGGGGGAAGGCTGA
- the RAD9A gene encoding cell cycle checkpoint control protein RAD9A isoform X4 has protein sequence MKCLVTGSNVKVLGKAVHSLSRIGDELYLEPLEDGLSLRTVNSSRSAYACFLFAPLFFQQYQAATPGQDPLRCKILMKSFLSVFRSLVILEKTVEKCCISLNVRSSRLVVQLYCKYGVRKTHNLSFQDCESLQAVFDPAVCPHVLCAPARVLGEAVLPFPPALAEVTLGIGRGHRIILRSYQEEADSTIKAMVTEMSIGGEDFQQLQAQEGVAITFCLKEFRGLLSFAESANLSLSIYFDGPGRPAIFAIKDSLLDGHFVLATLSEPDPHPQDLRAPELQQPAPQLQAHSTPHLDDFALDDIDSYMIAMETTVGSEGSRTLPSTSLSPGFQPHCSPGSHSEEEDDTEPSTVPGTPPPKKFRSLFFGSILAPAHSPQGPSPVLAEDSEGEG, from the exons ATGAAGTGTCTGGTTACGGGCAGCAACGTGAAGG TGCTCGGCAAGGCCGTCCACTCTCTGTCCCGTATCGGGGACGAACTCTACTTGGAGCCCCTGGAAGACGGG CTCTCCCTCCGGACCGTGAACTCCTCCCGCTCGGCCTATGCCTGCTTCCTCTTTGCCCCGCTCTTCTTCCAGCAGTACCAGGCGGCCACCCCTGGTCAGGACCCGCTGCGCTGTAAGATCCTGATGAAG TCGTTCCTGTCAGTCTTCCGCTCGCTGGTGATCCTGGAGAAGACCGTGGAGAAATGCTGCATCTCCCTGAATGTCAGGAGCAGCCGCCTGGTAGTTCAGCTGTACTGCAAATACG GGGTGAGGAAGACTCACAACCTGTCCTTCCAGGACTGCGAGTCCCTGCAGGCTGTCTTCGACCCAGCCGTGTGCCCCCATGTGCTCTGTGCCCCAGCAAG GGTCCTGGGGGAGGCTGTTCTGCCCTTCCCCCCTGCGCTGGCCGAAGTGACGCTGGGGATTGGCCGTGGCCACAGGATCATCCTGCGTAGCTACCAGGAGGAGGCAG ACAGCACCATCAAAGCCATGGTGACCGAGATGAGCATCGGGGGGGAGGATTTCCAGCAGCTGCAGGCCCAGGAAGGGGTGGCCATCACTTTCTGCCTCAAGGAATTCCGG GGGCTCCTGAGCTTTGCCGAGTCAGCGAACTTGTCTCTCAGCATTTACTTCGATGGCCCTGGCAG GCCAGCCATCTTTGCCATCAAGGACTCTCTGCTAGACGGCCACTTTGTCCTGGCCACGCTCTCAGAGCCGGACCCGCACCCCCAGGACCTGCGTGCCCCGGAGCTCCAGCAGCCAGCGCCTCAGCTTCAGGCTCACAG CACGCCCCACCTGGACGACTTTGCCCTTGATGACATTGACTCGTACATGATCGCCATGGAAACCACCGTGGGCAGTGAGGGCTCACGGACACTGCCCTCCACCTCCCTTTCACCTGGCTTCCAGCCCCACTGTAGCCCTGGCTCCCACTCAGAGGAGGAAGATGACACcgagcccagcacagtgcctgggactcCCCCACCCAAGAAG TTCCGCTCGCTGTTCTTTGGCTCCATCCTGGCCCCTGCACACTCTCCCCAGGGGCCCAGCCCCGTGCTGGCTGAAGACAGTGAGGGGGAAGGCTGA